Proteins encoded by one window of Hafnia alvei:
- the istB gene encoding IS21-like element helper ATPase IstB, giving the protein MMVELQHQRLMALAERLQLDSLIGAAPALSQQAAEQEWSYMDFLEHLLHEEKLARHQRKQAMYTRMAAFPAVKTFEEYDFTFATGAPQKQLQSLRSLSFIERNENIVLLGPSGVGKTHLAIAMGYEAVRMGIKVRFTTAADLLLQLSTAQKQGRYKNTLHRGVMAPKLLIIDEIGYLPFSQEEAKLFFQVIAKRYEKSAMILTSNLPFGQWDQTFAGDAALTSAMLDRILHHSHVVQIKGESYRLKQKRKAGVIAEANPE; this is encoded by the coding sequence ATGATGGTTGAACTTCAACACCAGCGGCTAATGGCCCTGGCAGAACGGCTTCAGTTGGACAGCCTCATCGGCGCAGCTCCGGCATTATCCCAGCAGGCAGCGGAGCAGGAATGGAGTTACATGGACTTCCTGGAGCACTTGCTGCATGAAGAAAAACTGGCACGGCATCAGCGTAAACAGGCGATGTACACGCGCATGGCAGCGTTCCCGGCAGTTAAAACGTTCGAAGAATACGACTTCACCTTCGCCACAGGAGCCCCTCAGAAGCAGCTACAGTCGCTGCGTTCACTGAGCTTTATCGAACGAAACGAAAATATCGTACTGCTGGGACCGTCAGGCGTTGGCAAAACGCACCTGGCCATCGCGATGGGCTATGAAGCAGTACGAATGGGGATCAAAGTTCGCTTCACGACTGCCGCGGATCTGTTGCTTCAGCTCTCAACAGCGCAGAAACAGGGCCGATATAAGAACACGTTGCATCGGGGAGTAATGGCTCCGAAGCTGCTGATCATTGATGAAATCGGCTATCTGCCGTTCAGCCAAGAGGAAGCTAAGTTGTTCTTCCAGGTCATCGCCAAACGGTATGAAAAAAGCGCGATGATCCTGACGTCAAACTTGCCGTTCGGGCAATGGGATCAGACGTTCGCCGGAGATGCAGCGCTGACATCTGCGATGTTAGACAGAATTTTACATCACTCACATGTTGTTCAGATAAAAGGAGAGAGCTATCGGTTAAAGCAAAAAAGAAAGGCAGGGGTTATCGCAGAAGCTAATCCTGAGTAA
- a CDS encoding DUF1833 family protein, protein MPTLREYRAQRPNRIIYETIEFHHVSFGSFYLVNNQVFPKTLGGVEYKPCRFELSESQQSSTPIIDSTIKFSRLAQDFKQQLKVWRSYSRIEPITVTYRLFDSKDMTIAIKDWQLYVKDCSLDADNVNVSLSMTNPLNTNVALLYDPADWPGLEIG, encoded by the coding sequence ATGCCAACGCTAAGAGAGTATCGGGCCCAGCGCCCGAACCGGATAATCTACGAGACTATTGAGTTTCATCATGTTTCGTTTGGCAGTTTCTATCTGGTCAACAATCAAGTCTTCCCGAAGACGCTCGGCGGCGTGGAGTATAAGCCATGCCGATTTGAGCTTTCGGAAAGTCAGCAAAGCAGCACACCAATCATCGATTCAACGATTAAGTTCAGTCGTTTGGCGCAGGACTTTAAGCAACAGTTGAAGGTCTGGCGTTCGTATAGTCGCATTGAACCGATCACAGTTACCTATCGGCTGTTTGACTCTAAAGACATGACAATAGCGATCAAGGATTGGCAGTTATACGTTAAAGACTGCTCTCTCGATGCTGATAACGTCAACGTCTCTCTATCAATGACTAACCCGCTCAATACAAACGTGGCCTTGCTGTATGACCCAGCAGATTGGCCCGGTCTCGAAATCGGATAA
- a CDS encoding host specificity factor TipJ family phage tail protein, giving the protein MALLEIQHLPGVPKERIELANGSNFYNWLVQQAFDRDIAIVINGVLADEETELSFKLTELHRIQIFNQPRSIVSDILSPVFKLVTKVFSFLAPKPSFSTSADNNAKESPNNKLTGQTNIARTYQARPDIYGQVRSFPDLIQQSMFEFTDNIKYVTEWMNFGIGQYTVESVRYSESSLGSIAGASYQFYPPGTVIPEIIQGFEFDDVDGQEVLGPNEDNSEQVATATTNDVVSGTITGTSAAVKIVQSPDFDYFFDIPKPLPVQVTVNVTRHLASGDVTEDVTFSASLDSATESDDGAVIDPVNYFTFQLSSINSPVEIPAGSTINNTIFTLTENKGNISGPYFAAIEGDELWVHLQAQLGKREGADFLLEYWAVNDNNDRISPTYSYSSYVFNASDSRADYIYGTFKFTPQYGKARYAFQLRKTNNSSDSNLLQIAEAHSVTRRQNVTYPNDTLVKVTVRATEQATGSRDRKYNALVTRHTISYDINTRTFDYTLRPSRSFADAVAHEWLVIGKQPADTIDLYELYSIYQSLPDPRLGYFDYTFDDEDVSLGNRIETICNAARVIAYWDDGVLTFARDERKEYPSAVFNRANIVADEYKISYDMTMPGGYDGVEIEYVSPRTNKKTYIRYRITDTGIVEQSALSPLKISLSGCRNEYQARDRALLEVNRLISSRMKMNMKTLADGEYVSPGEMIVVADTYDTNQQAGYIVARNGNNFDTSEQINFAGDMYVRVTDSIGNSTDKIRAYPRTDTKFGFTAAVPNITLNIFDGYNVQSPSRYVIATTAEMEAMRWRVSDKKPNSDGTFSLTCDEYFDAKLDYNV; this is encoded by the coding sequence ATGGCACTTCTAGAAATACAGCACTTGCCCGGAGTGCCGAAGGAGAGAATTGAGCTGGCCAACGGCTCTAACTTTTATAATTGGTTGGTGCAGCAAGCGTTTGATAGAGATATTGCAATCGTCATCAATGGCGTGTTGGCAGACGAAGAGACCGAGCTTTCGTTTAAACTCACAGAGTTGCATCGCATCCAGATATTCAATCAGCCGCGCAGCATAGTCAGCGATATCCTGAGCCCGGTCTTCAAACTCGTCACCAAAGTATTTTCTTTCTTAGCGCCTAAACCTTCATTCTCGACGTCTGCGGATAATAACGCAAAAGAAAGCCCAAATAATAAGCTGACCGGTCAAACAAATATCGCTCGCACGTATCAAGCTCGGCCAGATATTTACGGGCAGGTTCGTTCATTCCCAGACTTGATTCAGCAATCTATGTTCGAGTTTACTGACAACATCAAGTACGTCACCGAGTGGATGAATTTTGGGATCGGGCAATACACGGTTGAGAGTGTGCGCTACTCAGAGTCAAGTCTGGGTTCGATTGCCGGCGCTAGCTACCAGTTCTATCCGCCCGGCACCGTCATCCCAGAAATCATTCAGGGATTCGAATTTGATGATGTCGATGGGCAAGAGGTATTGGGGCCGAACGAAGACAACAGCGAGCAAGTAGCAACTGCAACGACTAATGATGTGGTATCAGGTACGATAACTGGCACGTCAGCGGCTGTTAAAATCGTTCAGTCACCTGATTTCGACTACTTCTTTGACATCCCCAAGCCGCTGCCAGTGCAGGTTACCGTTAATGTTACGCGCCATCTGGCGTCCGGCGATGTGACTGAAGATGTAACGTTTTCAGCGTCTCTAGATTCCGCTACTGAATCTGATGATGGCGCAGTTATCGACCCCGTTAACTACTTCACCTTCCAACTTTCATCAATCAACAGTCCTGTCGAGATACCAGCGGGTTCGACAATCAATAACACGATATTCACGCTGACTGAAAACAAAGGGAATATCTCGGGGCCATACTTCGCGGCGATTGAGGGAGATGAACTGTGGGTACATCTGCAGGCGCAACTTGGAAAGCGAGAGGGTGCTGACTTCCTGCTTGAATATTGGGCTGTGAATGACAATAACGACAGAATATCTCCGACATATAGCTACTCAAGCTATGTTTTCAACGCTAGTGACAGTCGCGCTGATTATATTTATGGCACATTCAAGTTTACGCCGCAGTATGGTAAAGCGCGGTATGCGTTCCAGTTGCGGAAGACCAACAACAGTTCTGATAGTAACCTTCTGCAGATCGCCGAAGCGCACTCAGTCACGCGCCGCCAGAATGTGACATATCCAAATGACACCCTAGTAAAAGTCACGGTGCGCGCAACTGAACAGGCCACCGGCTCACGTGATCGCAAATACAACGCACTCGTTACACGTCACACAATCAGCTATGACATCAACACTCGCACATTTGATTACACGCTTAGACCTTCACGCAGCTTTGCTGATGCAGTCGCGCATGAGTGGCTGGTCATAGGGAAGCAGCCAGCAGACACGATAGACCTGTATGAGCTTTACAGTATCTATCAGTCATTACCGGATCCGCGGCTTGGTTATTTCGACTACACGTTTGACGACGAGGACGTTTCCCTTGGTAACCGCATAGAGACTATCTGCAATGCGGCGCGAGTAATCGCGTACTGGGACGATGGCGTTCTGACGTTCGCCAGAGATGAGCGCAAAGAGTACCCATCTGCTGTATTCAACCGTGCAAATATCGTCGCTGATGAGTACAAAATCAGCTACGACATGACGATGCCCGGAGGGTACGACGGTGTAGAAATTGAGTATGTAAGTCCAAGGACAAACAAGAAGACCTACATTCGGTACCGCATTACCGACACCGGTATTGTTGAGCAATCAGCCTTATCGCCTTTGAAGATATCGCTAAGCGGTTGCCGCAACGAGTATCAAGCAAGGGATAGGGCGCTCCTTGAGGTTAACCGGCTGATCAGCTCACGCATGAAAATGAACATGAAGACGCTGGCAGACGGTGAATATGTCTCACCGGGTGAGATGATTGTTGTTGCGGATACTTACGATACCAACCAGCAAGCTGGCTATATCGTCGCGCGTAACGGGAATAACTTTGATACGAGCGAGCAGATTAATTTCGCTGGTGACATGTATGTCAGGGTAACTGACTCGATAGGCAACTCTACGGACAAAATCAGAGCTTACCCACGTACCGATACCAAGTTTGGATTCACCGCAGCGGTACCGAATATCACACTCAATATTTTTGACGGCTACAACGTTCAATCACCATCTCGCTATGTCATCGCGACAACTGCTGAAATGGAGGCGATGCGCTGGCGAGTATCTGATAAGAAACCTAACTCAGACGGCACGTTCTCATTAACGTGTGACGAGTATTTCGACGCGAAACTAGACTACAACGTCTAA
- a CDS encoding DUF6246 family protein yields MTALIDIGEVSISDSRDGGKDYLLSPSFEAMTRIGNPNEIVEAYAIVHGSELSGFLTGYASAFGRLPDWLSSSLYRVAEKMLSTSMRVIQACCQDDLAPIIGEWKGWRSCVVYRPGQMPRNDIIVMAQHLLQHGVVGKAKVRRLQRHETGETTNSFSAFDYISAARSHFGMSRDEASKLTMTEFQFLLAAKYPDQKGFTREEYESVADEYLKKQAARRAKEKI; encoded by the coding sequence ATGACAGCATTAATTGATATAGGAGAAGTTTCGATTAGTGATAGTCGAGACGGGGGAAAGGATTATTTATTAAGCCCATCATTTGAAGCCATGACGCGCATTGGAAATCCTAATGAAATTGTTGAGGCATACGCCATTGTCCATGGAAGTGAACTGAGCGGGTTTCTTACCGGATATGCGAGTGCTTTTGGGAGACTTCCTGATTGGCTTTCATCTTCGCTATACCGCGTGGCAGAGAAAATGCTTTCTACATCAATGAGGGTTATTCAGGCCTGTTGTCAGGATGATTTAGCGCCAATTATCGGAGAATGGAAGGGGTGGAGATCTTGTGTGGTGTATCGACCAGGTCAAATGCCGCGCAATGACATCATTGTTATGGCGCAGCACTTACTACAGCACGGCGTTGTTGGAAAAGCGAAGGTAAGAAGATTGCAGCGCCATGAGACCGGAGAAACAACCAATTCGTTCAGTGCATTCGATTATATCAGCGCTGCACGGAGTCACTTCGGAATGAGTCGTGATGAAGCATCCAAATTAACGATGACAGAGTTCCAATTTCTGCTGGCAGCTAAGTACCCCGATCAGAAGGGATTCACTCGAGAAGAGTACGAGTCTGTAGCTGATGAATATCTGAAGAAACAGGCCGCGCGTCGGGCGAAGGAGAAGATATAA
- a CDS encoding NlpC/P60 family protein: protein MNKSDFIKRMIGVPWANRACSMESCDCWGLVALYYRHVLGKEVHHKAGYESNRDFLTCYREEVVFWQREKVPVEDGIFVGYMGRRAEHVGLVLNGMALHSCGLNGSVRLDKLRVMEKVFTKVEFYSYGTSRNTALARSAEGEN, encoded by the coding sequence ATGAATAAATCTGACTTTATCAAACGGATGATCGGCGTTCCGTGGGCTAACCGCGCCTGTTCCATGGAATCTTGTGACTGCTGGGGTCTAGTCGCGCTGTATTACAGGCATGTTCTCGGCAAAGAAGTGCATCACAAGGCTGGGTATGAAAGTAACCGTGATTTCCTGACCTGCTACAGAGAAGAGGTGGTGTTTTGGCAACGGGAGAAAGTACCCGTCGAGGATGGCATTTTTGTTGGCTACATGGGGCGTAGAGCTGAGCATGTGGGTTTAGTGCTCAACGGTATGGCGTTGCATAGCTGCGGCCTCAATGGCTCTGTGAGGCTCGACAAACTGCGTGTAATGGAAAAAGTTTTCACTAAAGTGGAGTTTTATTCTTATGGCACTTCTAGAAATACAGCACTTGCCCGGAGTGCCGAAGGAGAGAATTGA
- the istA gene encoding IS21 family transposase, translated as MVTFETVMEIKILHKQGMSSRAIAKKLGISRNTVKRYLKAKSELPEYSPRPRATSVLDEHRNYIRMRIQDAHPYKIPATVIEREIREQGYGGGMTVLREYIRSLAVTAPPEPVVRFETSPGQQMQVDWGTMRHGKTPLHAFVAVLGYSRMLYIEFTDNMRYETLESCHRNAFTFFGGVPREVLFDNMKTVVLERDAYQPGRHRFHPSLWQFGKEMGFTPRLCRPFRPQTKGKVERMVQYARNSFYIPLMTRLRPMDIVVDMETANRHVLRWLHEVANQRKHETTRTRPCDRWLEEQQAMLALPPEKKMHDVQITDTLTTFDNHPLHHPLSVYDSFCRGVA; from the coding sequence ATGGTCACTTTTGAGACAGTTATGGAAATTAAAATCCTGCATAAGCAGGGAATGAGCAGTCGCGCTATCGCAAAAAAACTGGGCATCTCCCGCAACACCGTCAAACGGTATCTGAAGGCGAAGTCTGAGCTACCAGAATATTCCCCAAGGCCCCGTGCTACCTCAGTTCTGGATGAGCACCGTAATTATATTCGGATGCGTATTCAGGATGCCCACCCTTATAAAATTCCCGCTACGGTGATCGAAAGAGAGATCCGCGAGCAGGGTTACGGCGGCGGGATGACCGTTTTAAGGGAATATATCCGTTCTCTGGCTGTTACCGCTCCGCCTGAGCCTGTTGTTCGCTTCGAAACCTCACCAGGGCAGCAAATGCAGGTTGACTGGGGCACGATGCGCCACGGTAAAACCCCACTGCATGCCTTCGTCGCTGTTCTGGGTTATAGCCGGATGCTGTATATCGAATTTACCGACAATATGCGCTACGAAACACTGGAAAGCTGCCACCGTAATGCATTTACCTTCTTTGGCGGCGTCCCGCGAGAAGTGCTGTTCGACAATATGAAAACGGTTGTACTGGAACGCGATGCTTATCAACCTGGCCGCCACCGCTTCCATCCTTCTCTCTGGCAGTTCGGTAAAGAAATGGGCTTCACGCCTCGTCTGTGTCGTCCCTTCCGTCCACAAACCAAAGGGAAAGTGGAACGAATGGTGCAATACGCCCGGAATAGCTTCTACATCCCACTGATGACTCGCCTGCGGCCAATGGACATCGTTGTCGACATGGAAACAGCAAACCGGCATGTGCTCCGCTGGTTGCATGAGGTGGCCAATCAAAGAAAACATGAAACTACCCGAACCCGCCCATGTGACCGGTGGCTGGAAGAACAACAGGCTATGCTGGCATTGCCGCCGGAGAAGAAAATGCACGACGTGCAAATCACCGACACCCTGACGACCTTCGATAACCATCCGTTGCATCACCCTTTATCGGTCTATGACAGCTTCTGTAGGGGAGTGGCATGA
- a CDS encoding endonuclease/exonuclease/phosphatase family protein — protein MQTFNDLYVNPFNENVYYENTIVNKNITPKENSRNIEHKQNGILRFVTWNLWTGPSTDAYYNGDRFSPTKALQQQKQFLDSRGDYFCFQECFTSPVIDSTYLQVNPLSKSVFSMAMNAGGGNLYGLIDLTKLNIKSHTSKIYDDKTPTSLDSETRVYSKTIIDGDIFIYNTHLSTDPARATNMLSELLIEVTGAGKDKVVIMGDFNTSDSSKLSGFESAGFVIVNKSEWDTSIDRILVKGMSISGYGKVQILGKMSHLSDHDMYYVDLEVAL, from the coding sequence TTGCAAACATTTAATGATTTATATGTAAACCCATTTAATGAAAATGTTTATTATGAAAATACTATAGTAAATAAAAATATAACGCCAAAAGAGAATAGTAGGAATATTGAGCATAAACAAAACGGAATTTTAAGATTTGTAACTTGGAATTTGTGGACAGGACCATCTACTGATGCATATTACAACGGAGATAGATTTTCTCCAACTAAAGCTTTGCAACAGCAAAAGCAATTTTTAGATTCAAGAGGTGATTATTTTTGCTTCCAAGAATGCTTCACAAGCCCTGTAATTGATAGTACATATCTTCAAGTTAATCCTTTATCAAAATCAGTATTCAGCATGGCAATGAATGCAGGTGGTGGCAATCTTTATGGATTAATTGACCTAACAAAACTAAATATAAAATCTCACACAAGTAAGATATACGACGATAAAACACCTACATCATTAGACTCAGAAACGAGGGTTTACTCTAAGACAATAATAGATGGTGATATTTTCATATACAACACTCACTTAAGCACTGACCCAGCAAGAGCTACAAATATGCTATCTGAACTTCTTATAGAAGTTACCGGTGCTGGGAAGGATAAAGTGGTGATTATGGGTGATTTTAATACTAGTGATTCAAGTAAATTATCAGGATTTGAATCTGCTGGTTTTGTCATTGTAAATAAATCAGAGTGGGATACATCAATTGATAGAATTTTAGTTAAAGGGATGAGTATATCAGGATATGGTAAAGTACAGATACTTGGAAAAATGAGTCATTTGTCAGATCATGATATGTATTATGTTGATCTGGAGGTTGCATTATGA
- a CDS encoding acyltransferase family protein, producing the protein MNKLKSVEGIRGLACLMVLLSHLMLMTFPYLQSGIDKDASFHVEKLLYNLPIGFIYSGSAAVYIFFTLSGFILTYAITKNDNIQESALKMLSSRYFRLMIPSGISILICYLMANYYDHSSFYLPWIEGTFWNKGKSFIDAIFNAVFGTMLFGDKSYNVVTWTMQVEFYGSLLIFTTIPLINTLKRKSLILAITSLIFVIYSPASIGTSYACFFVGSIIFYAQKIQSKIIPFVLIISGLYLAGFRFGSESYVFIERLKLLEIPYLKIYPYFMSNMLAGALIVYSLTKSDVFKIITDNKFSVWLGKVSFSAYLIQIPIFYSISQSIYYILLENDVNLLAVKFITIITSLFVVYSVSEIFYRLIDMSSVKASRRIGNILLNYIR; encoded by the coding sequence ATGAATAAACTGAAGTCAGTTGAAGGGATCAGGGGATTGGCTTGCCTCATGGTATTGTTATCACACTTGATGCTAATGACTTTCCCATACCTTCAATCAGGTATTGATAAAGACGCATCTTTTCACGTTGAGAAATTATTATATAATTTACCTATTGGATTTATTTATTCTGGTTCTGCGGCAGTTTATATATTCTTTACTCTTAGTGGTTTTATACTTACATACGCCATAACAAAAAATGATAACATTCAAGAATCCGCACTTAAAATGTTATCGTCGCGTTACTTTAGGCTAATGATTCCTTCTGGGATATCTATATTAATATGCTACTTGATGGCAAATTATTACGATCATTCATCATTTTACTTACCTTGGATTGAGGGGACGTTTTGGAATAAGGGAAAGTCTTTCATTGATGCCATTTTCAATGCTGTTTTCGGCACAATGCTGTTTGGAGATAAGTCCTACAATGTTGTTACGTGGACAATGCAAGTTGAATTTTATGGTTCATTGTTGATTTTTACGACAATACCATTGATAAATACCCTTAAGCGAAAATCATTAATTCTAGCAATTACATCATTGATTTTTGTTATTTACTCACCCGCATCCATAGGAACAAGCTACGCATGCTTCTTTGTCGGTTCAATAATTTTTTATGCTCAAAAAATACAATCAAAAATAATACCATTTGTTCTTATTATTTCAGGCTTGTATTTAGCTGGGTTTAGATTTGGAAGTGAATCTTATGTATTCATCGAGAGACTAAAACTATTAGAAATACCTTACTTGAAAATTTACCCATATTTCATGTCTAACATGCTTGCTGGAGCTTTAATCGTATATTCATTAACTAAATCAGACGTATTTAAAATTATCACAGATAATAAATTTTCAGTATGGCTTGGTAAGGTATCGTTTTCTGCATATCTTATTCAAATCCCAATATTTTATTCAATATCTCAGTCTATCTACTATATATTACTGGAAAATGACGTTAACCTGTTGGCAGTTAAATTTATAACAATAATAACTTCTCTATTCGTTGTTTATTCAGTTTCAGAAATATTTTATCGCCTGATCGATATGAGTTCAGTAAAAGCATCAAGGCGTATAGGTAATATTCTATTGAACTATATAAGATAA
- a CDS encoding glucosyltransferase domain-containing protein — translation MLKKYQYHIVFFLLIISPYILSDMYYGDDLFRSQKGYFGWSDDGRYFAEQFYRVLSLGSSTLPDSYPIPLLISGAFFIFVFDKTLKNLNIDNSFISALLMAVMLSCPLLVANFSFRYDSAFMLLSIAFAILPFALCFKQKYLNFISSVIALSISISFYQASLNVFIGFSAATFFFLSIKKEEAIKLFLFAIKQISALGLSYLVYKYFLLKLSSQSEYANNFNKIIELNTIGFNKLLQNISQTKNLVTILLDSGMLLPFIICSVFLFSYSLFQSVIKRNLFIIPSLFITVIFLLLSISGVALLGENAKFYPRIFIGMSVLLLFFPMSIYLLSKNVRLTSVCAAIFIIPSLIINQTSVNSIKNELRMYDRISISIIQNLDSLGLKNIDKLLIIGSPDITRETMVNISAFPVIAEFLPYHINEGYDGGRFSLMKNGMQNITYPNKKTREIIQAKIKGFSPVFENKAYKIYIISNIVVVCFSKNN, via the coding sequence ATGCTAAAAAAATACCAATACCATATTGTTTTTTTTCTTCTAATAATATCCCCTTACATATTATCGGATATGTACTATGGAGATGATTTATTTCGCTCACAAAAGGGATATTTTGGTTGGTCAGATGATGGCAGGTACTTTGCAGAACAATTCTATAGGGTATTGTCTCTAGGATCTTCAACACTTCCAGACTCTTACCCAATACCTCTCCTTATCTCGGGAGCTTTTTTTATATTTGTTTTTGATAAAACCTTAAAAAATCTGAATATTGATAATTCATTTATTTCAGCTTTATTAATGGCTGTAATGTTATCATGCCCATTACTTGTAGCTAATTTTTCATTCCGCTACGATAGTGCATTCATGCTTCTATCAATAGCATTCGCCATATTACCATTTGCTCTTTGTTTTAAACAAAAATATTTAAATTTCATTTCATCAGTTATAGCACTATCTATTTCAATTTCTTTTTACCAAGCATCACTAAACGTATTTATTGGTTTTTCTGCTGCAACATTTTTCTTTTTATCAATAAAAAAAGAAGAAGCAATAAAACTATTTTTATTTGCGATAAAACAAATCTCAGCGCTAGGCCTATCTTACTTAGTATATAAATATTTTTTACTAAAGCTATCATCTCAGAGCGAATATGCTAACAACTTTAATAAAATAATTGAATTAAATACAATTGGTTTTAATAAACTATTACAAAATATATCACAAACAAAAAATCTTGTAACAATACTCTTAGATAGTGGAATGTTACTCCCATTTATTATTTGCTCGGTGTTTTTGTTTTCTTATTCTCTATTTCAAAGTGTAATTAAACGCAATTTATTTATAATTCCATCATTATTTATCACGGTAATATTTTTATTATTATCTATATCTGGTGTAGCCCTACTAGGAGAGAATGCAAAATTCTATCCAAGAATTTTTATCGGCATGTCTGTTTTGCTTCTGTTTTTTCCAATGTCTATATACTTACTCAGTAAAAATGTAAGATTAACATCTGTATGCGCAGCAATTTTTATCATTCCATCATTGATAATAAACCAAACATCTGTAAACTCTATAAAAAACGAGTTGAGGATGTACGATAGAATTTCTATTTCTATTATACAGAACCTAGACTCTCTTGGTTTAAAAAATATAGATAAGTTATTAATTATTGGCTCTCCTGATATCACAAGGGAAACAATGGTCAATATTTCAGCATTTCCAGTAATAGCAGAATTTTTACCATACCATATCAATGAAGGTTATGATGGTGGAAGATTTTCACTTATGAAAAATGGCATGCAAAATATTACATATCCCAATAAAAAAACCAGAGAGATTATCCAAGCTAAAATAAAAGGTTTTTCTCCGGTCTTTGAAAATAAAGCATATAAAATATACATTATCAGTAATATAGTTGTCGTGTGCTTCTCTAAAAATAATTAG
- a CDS encoding glycosyltransferase family 2 protein yields the protein MKISLIVPVFNEEDTIPIFYKAVRGYEPLKEYDVEIVFINDGSKDSTENIINVLAISDGLVKPLNFTRNFGKEPALFAGLDHATGDAVIPIDVDLQDPIEVIPQLIEKWKSGADVVLAKRTDRSTDSGLKRKSAEMFYKLHNKISTPKIEENVGDFRLMSRGTVENIKKLPERNLFMKGILSWVGGKTAVVEYSRAERCAGESKFNGWKLWNLALEGITSFSTFPLRIWTYIGLGVSAFAFLYAAWMIIDKLIWGNPVPGYPSLMTAILFLGGVQLIGIGVLGEYIGRIYIETKKRPKYIIKD from the coding sequence GTGAAAATTTCGTTGATTGTTCCTGTCTTCAACGAAGAAGACACGATACCTATTTTCTATAAAGCTGTTCGCGGATATGAGCCACTGAAAGAGTACGACGTTGAGATTGTATTCATCAATGACGGTAGCAAAGACTCGACTGAAAATATTATTAATGTGCTAGCTATTTCAGATGGATTAGTCAAGCCATTAAACTTCACTAGAAACTTCGGGAAAGAACCTGCATTATTTGCTGGGCTAGACCATGCAACTGGTGATGCAGTCATTCCTATCGATGTTGATTTACAAGACCCTATTGAAGTGATACCTCAATTAATTGAGAAATGGAAATCTGGGGCAGATGTTGTTTTAGCTAAACGAACTGACAGATCTACTGATAGTGGACTAAAGCGCAAGTCAGCTGAAATGTTTTATAAATTGCACAACAAGATAAGCACACCGAAGATTGAAGAAAACGTTGGTGATTTTAGACTAATGTCCCGTGGTACGGTTGAGAACATCAAGAAGCTTCCAGAGCGCAACCTCTTTATGAAAGGCATTCTTTCTTGGGTTGGCGGAAAAACTGCGGTTGTGGAGTATTCTCGCGCTGAACGTTGTGCCGGAGAATCAAAATTTAATGGATGGAAGTTATGGAACCTTGCTCTAGAAGGGATCACTAGTTTTTCTACATTCCCACTGCGAATATGGACTTACATAGGTCTTGGTGTATCAGCGTTTGCCTTTCTATATGCAGCGTGGATGATTATAGATAAACTAATCTGGGGAAACCCAGTTCCGGGCTATCCATCTCTTATGACAGCAATATTATTCCTAGGTGGGGTGCAACTCATTGGGATAGGTGTCCTTGGGGAGTATATAGGGCGCATCTATATTGAAACAAAGAAACGGCCAAAGTATATAATCAAAGACTGA